The genomic window taaatggataATGGAAACAATGACTGTGATTTGTACTGATGATTTAATTTGCAGGAAAACCCACTAACAGACAGTCAGCTGACTCTGTCACAGAAATGTTACAGCTGCAGACCTGGACCACAAACAGTTTCCAGCTCTGTGTGACTCAAAGTGACTGGAATATTTGGAAAATGTGAATTCAGTCTAACCTTGGCAACAGCGTACTCCACAGAGCCATCGTCCTCGGCCGGACATTTCTGTAGCTTCTCCAGGAAGGCCTCGTTGTACGGCCCATCCATCTGAAGACGAGTTCTGACACAGACGGGAAGTATGTCAGACCAGATGACTAATGGAATCAGTCTACACTGTTTTTCTCTGGTCCTTGTTAACCCAGTATTACCTCTCCTTAGGGAAATCCTGCAGATGTTGCTCCACTCGACGGTACAAAGGATTAAGTCCTTCAATGTCCAATGTGTCCAACATCTGAGTCTGAAGGATCctgaacaaaacactgctactgGGTAAACCCTGagagcctacacacacacacacacacacacagtgctcagCCTCGTCTGTTTTATACACACTTTTATACAAAGTAATTCTTTGAAAGCAGCGATGGTGTGTGGCCACAGCAGCTAAATCACAGGTGGAAAACTAACggcttattttgaaattgtaatCACTTTTGGGTTGGGTTCATGTTGGCTGGGCATTTTTACTTCATCTGTACTTGTGTATTTACAATAATTTATACTGCATGTCTGTTATCAAGAGGAATATGAATCAAGCAAATACagagattctcctcttcacacattacaCAACTAcattttagggttagagttacaAATGGGTTTAGGTTGGAGTCAGGGTTAGAGTTGTGACGGTTAAGGGGTGTGTGTTCAGCTTCTCCAGTGTTTCAAAACAATGTTGCTGAATTATATGCAACATAAAAAATTATTTGTACTCTTAGATCAGTTGATGAGACATGGAAGTTGCAGCCCTTGCACTTGTATAAAGACATTTAAGACTATGTAAAGCAATGGAACATCTCTCTTCTGACTTGTGTGTTACTCCGTTTGAATAAATAACAAAGGAAGTGATTACTTTCCCAATAGatgaataataatttaaagaaaaaaaaaaagaaaaacctaacAAATTCATTACTTATTGCTGCTCTAATGAGGACAAAAAAAGTTGGTTTATGTACATTTACAGGGTGGGGTTTTTGGGCATATTAAATCTTTCTAAacagtaaactgtaaaaataactaGACAGGAAATTAGAGTGGTAGGACATGCAGTGAACATACAGCAGAATCTATCATGGACACTGCGTTTCTGTAGCTTGCACTGTAACTGGTCAGCAACCAGAGCCTGATCCCTGTaggttttttaagtttttgcgTGCATCAATCTTTCACCAGCAGCTGTAAATGCCTTCTCGACCTAatccatgattttttttaatatcagatTATTCACGTAAAACTCATGCATCTCGTTAATTTGAGTATATCGCAGCATTTTCATCTTAAAACACTGAATCAGTGGACAGACTAGTAGAGAGGCAGTTTCTGACCGTGGCGAATCCTCTCTTTGTTGAAAAAACTGGCTTCACAGAAGCTACGGCCTTCTCCATGTCTATCCGTCACTACCCCgctgtctcctcctccccctctcagCAGGGCATTCACCAGGACCTAAAACAAGGAAAGAAGCTTGATCACACTGTGCTGGTGTGTGTTCACTCAAGTGaaacatttgttacaatctCTCGCAATATTATTAGTTTGCGTGCTGAGTGGATTTACCTGGATAAAGTCATTCATTACAGCCTTGCCAGACATGTGACTGTTGATTCTGTTGTTTCCGAATATGAAGTAGGGTCTGAGATGATGCAGAAGGGAATTCAGGTCCGGTGAGTCATCACTGCCCTCCTTactactgtaaatacactgaccgccctaaaaacacacacagacagctttTAATATGGCTGTACAGTGTCCGCATCACGTTGTGCCAATATTGATGTATTTGGCTGTGGGTTTTCATgcattacaaacaaacaatatataCTGAGCCAAATCTGACTGGTTCCATCTGCATCAACTTGAGTGATCAAACGGAGACAGAGGAGTGAAGATCATGTAGAGAAGACAGGCATGTTTCCTAGAGCCACACTATGGCAAAAATATGTATCGAGTCATATGAACATCGTGACTGTTTTGGTCCCAAAGTCTTTCACGTTCCTCTTTCGAGAAGGCATGGATGCAGGCCGCTGTGATtacagctccctctgctggacaacttgttATTTAATGTCTGGTGGCAATTATTGGATGAATTACCACCTATTGTAGATACTGTACTGTAGATTTGCACTGTGTGGTCATGTTAAACAAAGTGCATTGATGAAACTACATCAGGATACTTTTTTTATGGAAACAATAGTTTTAATGATGCTCTAGGTTAAAGACATTCTTTATAGAATTTACAGCATTAGTTCTGTGAAAATTTCTTTCATAACCATGCAAAATTGGTGTTGAAACTGAATTATCTCTAAATGAATCATATCGGGACCTTGTGAACTAGAATCAAATTGATTCAGGAAATCCGCAGTAATGCCAGCCCTAATTTGTTCTGTCTGTATTGAGGATTCTTTCCTTGAGTCTTCCAACGTGCTGACTCTAGACTGAAAATATGAACCTTCTCTTTAAAGCAGCAGTTGTAGAGGTTGTGTCTTACCTTAAAAATTTTGAAGTTGTTCTGTGGTTCTTCTATGAggtgcctcacagcaaagtACATTCTCTGTCTGTTCCTGATCAACAGGCAAGAGAACATTTTGTTTAGCGGCAATTTCATCACCTGCTGAACCTACACCGTGGTGTAAACAGCTTATTATACTCAAAGATGTTTCTAAGGATATGAAAGGTTTACATCAGAGGAAATTACCAAACAGCAGGAGAACaatattttagatattttagaaacaaacactttaaaagtcattttcagaattagtttttttctttacgccatttgttttaatgtttacgTGAAACACAGTTATTGCACATGTGAGTTCACTTGTCTTAATGCAGCAGTGTTTATGGTAACAATAATCACTGCTGAAATCTCACCCTGAGAACAGGTCCAGAGGACAGTACAGGCTGCGTCTCTTCCATTTTCCACTGGCAACCtgcagcaagagagagagaaggaatgcaaaggacaataaaaaaatcaacatataATACTGTTCCATGGTTAAGTTTTTTTTGGCCCAGATCCCAATCCTATTCATTAAATACTATATTTACTTGGCTCCTGATTAAATATGTATCCAACACATCTTATGATTATTCCAGAGTGACGCACCTTCATCCCTTGCATGCACACACCCATTCCTGGAGGGCATACATCCGTGACAAACTGAATTAATATCAGACGGCTGATATTATCTGTCAACCAGTTTTTGGGATATTAATATAGCTTGTGGCTCTTTGCTGCAAATCTATCCcctatcttttttttccacatttagtTTGTCCTTTGTATTTTAAAGACAAGAGAAATGTTGAATGAATACACTGCAACCTTTAGAACAACCGGGATGGGGTTAATCAGGTCTGTCACCACCTCTGAGCTGATTAGCTCTGGACACGTAATACATTTAGTATAGTTGTTAGatggttttattattttgggTTATTGTGTAGTTGCAAAGAACAAAGTGGTTGTAGTTACCTTGTAGTGTTGGTGCATGCAGAAGCGACACACTTTGGTCTTGATGTCTTTGCTGACATGTTTGGAGGATGGCAGGAACCCACACTtgggctgaaaaaaacaacacacacagtacaaatgTTTTCTGAAACACATGGAAAGGGTCCTTTTAGAtttctaatttcttttttgaattGTGCATGTGTACCTTGATCTCGATGCACAGTGGAGCAGTGTGTGTTGGCTGGTGTAAAACAGGAGATGTTAGGTTGGGCAGACAGAGAGCACAGCCACTGTAGATATCCATCACCTTGTCACAGCGCCACGCTGACACATAAGAACATTTTCAATAATTTTGCTGACAATAGAAcaataaatgcagtttttttttgtgactaaACAATTACAAATGTAATAGCGGGACACTCACCAGATTTCTGAACATATAGAAGAGCCATAAACCAGTTCACTAATTATTCTCCATGCAAACTTTGAAAACCCCTCTTTGATAATCAACTTACGGTCATACTGGACAGTGTTGCCAGAAGAAAACCAAGAAGAGTGACTACAAAGTATGAATATCTAAATACGCAGCCCATGTGGTGCTTTGCCACAGCATCCCCAAACATCAACgccatttatatttatattatttttatatttacaaaaacaaactgatgaTTTAACATCATAATATCATAAATATCAAATGACTCTTACCTGGTCTATGATGCTGaactttgattgacagctgtcgTACAAACTCTAGTGGCAGTTTGACCACTTCCTGTAAAGAAATGAGATCAGTGAGTCACAACGTGTGTGAACATCTGTCTTTGTTTGCGACATCTCCTGTATGTGAAGCACAATGATCAGCAGATTTTCCATGATCGCTTCACTAAAAATTTGTCTGCATACATCAGACCGTAGACAGAACCATggtgtaattttttttgtgctctcacttgtgacacacagacaaattCAGCCGTTTACTACACCTTTGagccaaaaaataaaactaaatttaGACGCCATCTGACTGGGAGAATATTGTTCATGTGCTAAAACTCCCAAGGCTTCAACATGCTACAAAGCTGGTTTATCTGCCAGTTCTGATAAGATGTGTTCACAGATATGTACATGTGCACAATTAAACTGAATAAGCATGGATAAACAAGTGTAGGGCTGAAAatattaatccattattaaattaatcgtcaacaaTTTTGATACATCGGTTTGAGGCTTTTTCATTAGTAAACaaagatttctgatcgtttcatcttcattttctagtttctttgttccatataacaaagaaatcattaaaactgaatacttTGAGAAgatcatcatttcaacattttcagacattgtATGAATTAAACGATTACTGGAAAAGACAGGTTTTAACAATTGTAATGTTGCACAATTACTATCGttatttttaacatcattattaatGCCACATTTTAAAGACCAGGAAAACATCAGGTTTGGCACTCCAACATTTGGTTTTACTTCAAACCTCAGATTTACAGAATCCTtgagcatcatcatcactgataaAATATCTGCTTTTCTAGGGAAttcacacagagcaacacagaaaaACTGATTAGAAGTGATGAGTTGTCCCACATCAAAAGAATGTTAATGCCTagatttgtgtatttgtttttatatatattgtaaCAAATATTGCCTTACCCCACTGTGGATAAACTTCTCTCCAAGAAGACTGCTCATCACATTGGAGCTGAAGTCAACAATGTTCTGGAGCTGTCTGAAGGCTTGCTCTGGTGTctacaggaaaaacagaaagaaacacagCCAGACACGTAAACGATTGATTTTATTCTGCAGAATTGTCGTTAACAATCAACGGTGCTTAACAAAAAAACTGTAGCCTGTTGTCCCTGGAGTCACACATTTTAGGGAAAGAAAATCATCTTGAGCTCAGCCTTTATCTAATCCCTCATATTTTATTACATCAAACCCAGCTGCTAGAGAGCTAGTATATTATATGCtttgaacaaatgttttaagtacatttgt from Solea senegalensis isolate Sse05_10M linkage group LG4, IFAPA_SoseM_1, whole genome shotgun sequence includes these protein-coding regions:
- the ippk gene encoding inositol-pentakisphosphate 2-kinase, whose protein sequence is MEVDKMDEDDWKYHGEGNKSLVVSHVQLSRVLRLLKYPAEDSENPPQTPEQAFRQLQNIVDFSSNVMSSLLGEKFIHSGEVVKLPLEFVRQLSIKVQHHRPAWRCDKVMDIYSGCALCLPNLTSPVLHQPTHTAPLCIEIKPKCGFLPSSKHVSKDIKTKVCRFCMHQHYKVASGKWKRRSLYCPLDLFSGNRQRMYFAVRHLIEEPQNNFKIFKGGQCIYSSKEGSDDSPDLNSLLHHLRPYFIFGNNRINSHMSGKAVMNDFIQVLVNALLRGGGGDSGVVTDRHGEGRSFCEASFFNKERIRHGSQGLPSSSVLFRILQTQMLDTLDIEGLNPLYRRVEQHLQDFPKERTRLQMDGPYNEAFLEKLQKCPAEDDGSVEYAVAKVHQYRVAMTAKDCSIMVALVPSTEEEVDDESVSSQRWLRDFLSRPPAFSSLVSILDLDPKPFDSIPRQLRLDQNIVSCYLRTGGAVPKGSLPPVPGIFVAAEREDCTLLFHPV